GCTGGGCCGCATCCTGCTGGTGCCGGTCATCGTGTGGGCGATCGCCTCCAACCAGATGGAAATCGCCTTTGCGATCTTCATCATCGCCGGCGTCAGCGACGCGATCGATGGCTTCCTCGCCAAGCGCTTCAATATGGCGAGCGAACTGGGCGCCCTGCTCGACCCGCTCGCAGACAAGGCCCTCCTGGTCTCGATCTACGTCGCGCTCGGAATCTGGGGCGCGGTGCCGCGCTGGCTGGTCATCCTCGTGGTCTCGCGCGACATCATGATCGTCGCTGCCGTGATTGTGTCATGGTTGTTCGGCAAGCCGATCCCGATGAAGCCATTGATGGTATCGAAGCTCAATACGGTGGCGCAGGTGGCATTCGCGGCACTGGTGCTCGCGGCACTGGGCTTCGGCTTCAATCCGACGCCCTATGATCTGATCCTGATGGGTTTCGTCACGGTGTTTACGCTGGTTTCCGTATCCCTCTATCTGGTGGAGTGGGTGCGGCATATGAGCACGATCGACGTAACATAGAGGCCTTGTTTCGAAGCATTTTTCTCGGGGCGAACCGGTGTCCACTACGCCTGAAGACGCTATAGGTATGCGCCGGCCGGTGCCGGCATGGAGATCTTTCTCGTGACGGCCCGCGTTCAACCTCGTCAGCTTGCATTCGCGCTGCCGCACGCAGAGAGCCTGACCCGCGACAATTTTCTCGAAGGCCCCGCCAACGAGGCGGCCCTGGCGCTGGTCGACAGCTGGCCGGAATGGCCAAACCGGATCATGCTGCTGGTCGGCCCGGAAGGCTCCGGCAAGAGCCATCTCGCCGCAATCTGGGCCGAGCAAGCCGGCGCCCGCTCGATCTCGGCGCATGCCCTGACCGCTGCCGCCGTGCCCGGCGCACTGGCGACGGGGGCGCTGGTGGTCGAAGATCTCAGATCGTCTGATGTCGATGAACGGGCGTTGTTCCATCTGATGAATCTGGCGCGCGAGGACGAGGCGTTCGTCCTGATCACCGCGCGCGAGCCGCCATCGGCGTTTGCGGTCGAATTGCGCGACCTACGGTCGCGCCTGCGCGCGGTACCGGCGGTATCGCTGATGCCGCCCGACGATCAGCTGTTTCGCGCCCTGATCGTCAAATTTTGCGCCGACCGGCAGCTCAGCGTCGATGAGACCGTGGTCGGCTATCTCGCCACCCGGATCGAGCGTTCCTATGCGGCCGTACGCCAGGCTGTCGAAATGCTGGACACCGAAGCCCTGCGGCTGGGCCGTCCGGTGACCCGGGCGCTGGCTGCCGAATTGCTGCGCAACGCCTGATCCCCGGGGCGCTGCGCCATCTTGACGGCGCAGCAGGCGGGAACATCAATGTCATTGAAACGTCATCGCGATAACACATGCTCTGCTGCCGCATTCGGACGGAATCGCGCAAGCCTGACGCCGGGATGGACTGAAGCTTTATGGAATCCTCACAAGCCATTGTAATTAAAGAGAAAGAGACGGAAGCGGAGACGGCGCCGGCGATCGCTTCCAGCCCCGAACGCTTCATCAATCGCGAGCTTTCCTGGCTGCATTTCAATCGCCGGGTGCTCGAGGAATCCGTCAATCCCGGCCATCCCGCGCTGGAACGGGTCCGGTTCCTGTCGATTTCCGCCAATAACCTTGATGAGTTCTTCATGGTCCGGGTCGCCGGCATCAAGGCCCAGGTGCGCGAGGGCATTGCCGAGCGCAGCCCCGACGGCCTGACCCCGGCCGAGCAGCTGGTCCTGATCAACGAGGCGGTGTCAAAGCTCGCCAGCGACCAGCAGGCCATCTGGCGCGATCTGCGCGGCATCCTGGCCGACGTCGGCATCGTTCTGGTCGACGGCCGCGACGTCACCAAGACCGAACGAACCTGGATCGAGGACCATTTCCTCCACAATATTTTCCCGTTGCTGACGCCGCTGGCGATCGATCCGGCGCATCCGTTTCCATTCATCCCGAGCCTCGGCTTCACCGTTGCGCTGCAGCTGGCGCGGACCTTGGACGGCAAGCCGATGAACGCGCTGATCCGCATGCCCGGCAAGATCGACCGCTTCATCCGGCTGCCCGCGACCAAGGATGGCGCGGTGCGGTTGATCACGCTCGAGCAGGCCACCGGCCTGTTCATCGGCCGGCTGTTCCCCGGCTATACCGTCAAGGGCCAGGGCGCCTTCCGCATCATCCGCGACAGCGAACTGGAG
The genomic region above belongs to Bradyrhizobium sediminis and contains:
- a CDS encoding DnaA ATPase domain-containing protein, whose amino-acid sequence is MTARVQPRQLAFALPHAESLTRDNFLEGPANEAALALVDSWPEWPNRIMLLVGPEGSGKSHLAAIWAEQAGARSISAHALTAAAVPGALATGALVVEDLRSSDVDERALFHLMNLAREDEAFVLITAREPPSAFAVELRDLRSRLRAVPAVSLMPPDDQLFRALIVKFCADRQLSVDETVVGYLATRIERSYAAVRQAVEMLDTEALRLGRPVTRALAAELLRNA
- a CDS encoding CDP-alcohol phosphatidyltransferase family protein, with amino-acid sequence MSIPNIITLGRILLVPVIVWAIASNQMEIAFAIFIIAGVSDAIDGFLAKRFNMASELGALLDPLADKALLVSIYVALGIWGAVPRWLVILVVSRDIMIVAAVIVSWLFGKPIPMKPLMVSKLNTVAQVAFAALVLAALGFGFNPTPYDLILMGFVTVFTLVSVSLYLVEWVRHMSTIDVT